A stretch of the Coleofasciculus sp. FACHB-1120 genome encodes the following:
- a CDS encoding VanZ family protein, which yields MKSNRRWVLAFILYFLILLTIIVLAYWGIVPVKISAIPFYDTIGHFILLGFASYLGHKALGNWMIHIWSRSISLPLAPILISVFALFDESLQALSPLRSSTLSDLAANLIGIWLFYWLASLK from the coding sequence CTGGCTTTTATTCTTTACTTCCTGATTTTACTGACAATTATTGTTTTGGCTTATTGGGGAATTGTCCCTGTCAAAATTTCCGCCATTCCTTTTTATGACACAATTGGACATTTCATTTTATTAGGGTTTGCCAGTTACTTAGGTCACAAAGCTTTAGGGAACTGGATGATTCATATTTGGTCTCGTTCCATAAGCCTACCACTAGCACCGATTCTGATTAGTGTCTTTGCCTTATTTGATGAGAGTCTGCAAGCCCTCTCGCCGCTTCGTTCTTCCACCTTGTCCGACCTCGCTGCCAATCTAATTGGAATCTGGCTCTTTTACTGGCTAGCATCGTTGAAGTAA